A single Paenibacillus kribbensis DNA region contains:
- a CDS encoding ATP-binding cassette domain-containing protein, whose amino-acid sequence MMNLLEIAGLHLKSGQGTIVRDLDLSVSAGQCHALIGESGSGKSMTSLSIGDLLPATVWVESGKIEWCGSSLLALSKKDRERLRGKEIAYVFQDYASVLTPFMTIGKQLDETLKAHHMQDMLDMPERKNRKERIVQALEHVRLPKEIYNRYPFQLSGGQLQRVSLAVVIMLEPKLLILDEPTTALDQTNANEILRIISELKERTRCGILFISHNLRNVKRYADQVTVMREGQVIETGSTLPLLNSPKQSYTRRLIEAIPSLRPSTEAVHESI is encoded by the coding sequence ATGATGAATCTGCTGGAAATAGCCGGCCTGCATCTGAAGTCTGGGCAAGGCACAATTGTGCGTGATCTCGATTTATCCGTTAGCGCGGGACAGTGTCATGCATTGATTGGTGAAAGTGGGAGTGGAAAAAGTATGACCTCGCTGTCCATTGGCGATCTGCTCCCTGCCACGGTTTGGGTGGAATCCGGCAAGATCGAATGGTGCGGAAGCTCGTTACTCGCTCTGTCCAAGAAAGATAGAGAGCGTCTACGAGGCAAGGAAATCGCTTATGTTTTTCAGGACTACGCTAGCGTGCTTACTCCGTTTATGACTATAGGCAAACAATTGGACGAAACGCTAAAAGCACATCATATGCAGGATATGCTGGATATGCCGGAACGCAAAAATCGAAAAGAGCGCATTGTGCAAGCCCTCGAACACGTCCGATTGCCAAAAGAAATATATAACCGTTACCCATTTCAGCTTAGCGGGGGCCAGCTACAGAGGGTCTCGCTTGCAGTAGTCATCATGCTGGAACCCAAGCTGCTGATTTTGGACGAGCCTACCACAGCATTGGATCAAACGAATGCCAACGAAATTTTACGCATCATTTCAGAGCTGAAAGAACGCACCCGATGTGGCATTTTGTTCATCTCCCATAATCTGAGAAACGTCAAGCGTTATGCTGATCAAGTCACTGTAATGCGAGAAGGCCAGGTTATTGAAACGGGAAGCACGTTGCCATTGTTAAACAGTCCAAAGCAGTCCTACACCCGAAGGCTGATTGAAGCCATTCCATCCTTGCGTCCATCAACGGAAGCCGTGCATGAATCCATATAG